Genomic segment of Shewanella sp. OMA3-2:
TCAATTATTTACTCGTCAATGCGCTGTTAACCCAAGCTACTCTCCATGTATTTTCGAGTTTGTTTATTTTGCACGTCCTGATTCGACTATCGATAATATTTCGGTATACGCAAGTCGTGTGAATATGGGCACCAAGCTAGGTGAAAAAATCAAAAAAGAATGGGACGAGCACGACATTGACGTGGTTATTCCTATTCCTGAAACCTCGTGTGATGTGGCACTAGAAATTGCTCGCCATATGAACTTACCGTATCGCCAAGGTTTTGTTAAAAACCGTTATATTGGTCGTACGTTTATCATGCCAGGTCAACAAGAGCGTAAAAAATCTGTACGCCGTAAACTGAATGCCATTAATGCCGAGTTTAAAGGCAAGAATGTGTTATTGGTTGATGACTCTATTGTACGCGGTACGACTTCAGAACAAATTATCGAAATGGCGCGTGATGCAGGGGCTAAGAAAGTGTATTTTGCTTCAGCAGCACCTGAAATTCGTTTCCCGAACGTTTATGGTATTGATATGCCAACCACTAATGAGCTAATTGCCCATGGTCGTGATGCAGATGAAATTGCCAAGCTTATCGGTGCTGACGGTATTATCTTCCAGGATTTAACTGACTTGATTGAAGCGGTTAGAATGGAAAACCCTGAAATTAAGCGTTTTGAAACATCGGTATTTGATGGTCATTACATTACTAATGACGTTGACCAAGCATATTTAGATCACATCATGCAGTTACGTAATGATGATGCTAAAGCGAATCGCACCAAAGATATCGGCACTAACTTAGAAATGCACAATGAGTGTCATCCATAAGTTAACTTGCTAGCCGATGTAATGATAAAAGCCTGCGAAATGCAGGCTTTTTGTTTTTTATCGCCCAAAATATGGTTTTTTATCATACTCGAATAAGAATGAATTATTTTGTGACACGTTTTTGTCCATGCGACGTGAAGTCGTATGAAGCGCTGTTCACCGCGTTGTGTGAACTATCTGCATTACCAGATGCCCCTATAACTCTGAATAAAGTAGCGAGCCAGACAATGTAACTAAGTCCATTGGGCGGCAACAGAATCGTGAGAGGACGTGCCAAATTCCGCATTTGTAATATTGAGTTGTGGCTTCGTTTCTTTCAGTTGATAAGCAATCAATCCGCCTATCATATTCAACATAAACCCATGCACGCTTCGATGTCTTGTATGTTCTATTTGTGAAATGTTTTTTAGCTGGTCATTGATAGTTTCAATGATAAATCGACGTGAAAGCATCGCTCTGTCCCATAGGGATAAAGCTTTAGCTTTCATGTTTTTACGGACATTGTTGACGATAGTAACACCTTGCTCGAGTAAGTCGCTCGCCAGGGCTTTGCTGATGTAGCCTTTGTCGGCATAAAGCTTATCCATCGAGTTGACTACCATCCCCGAAACTGGCTGAGTGTCATGCACATTTGCGGGCGTTATTTTGGCGGCTACAATGCCGCCTTTGTGATTAACGATTAAGTGAAGTTTAAATCCGTAGAACCATCCCATCGTGCCTTTTCCTCGACTAGCGAGGCCAGATAAACTTTTATGCCTTGGAATGCGTAAGTTGTGACAGACCTTGATACTCGTTGAATCAATAAATTCAATCCCTGTTGGCTGACTTCTGATGGTGCAAAAATAGCTGCACAATGGCACAACTGTCATGGGCATTAATTCCAAAAAGCGACTGTAACTGAGTAGGTGTGGAAAATCAGATTTAAAAAATCGAGCAAGATAACCCGTATAGAAGTTCTTGAAGTCACGATGGCATTTAGTTCAATTTTTTATCCCGAGTTGTTCAGATTAATTATTGTGTGGGGACGTCAGGCTCTGCCCCCATTTGTTCTTTATTCACCCCCATTTATTCAAAATGGCTGGCTTGATTTTAATTCTTAACATAAGTTGCTTGGTCTTGGCAGGTATAATTTTTAGCATTACCACATATGCGACTTTGAACTGATTGTGATTCGGAAGTTGGCAGTGACAAAGAGTGTGCCAAGCTAAAAGACGAATGGACTTTAAATGAAGTCGTTCATCCCCCCAAAACAGCATATTCAAATTGGAACAAGTAATGAAAATAATGGAAATAGTTAAATTAATCCCTTTAGTATTACTCGTTTTTCTCGCCAGGTGCGAATTAATAGGACCTTCAGTAAGAATATCTGGACCTAAAGTTATCGTTGATGAAAACTCAAATAACAATGGAACCCATTGTCCTCCTGGCCAAGCAAAAAAAGGCAAGTGCTAAAATATATCAAGTTGTAGTATAGCCGCCGCAAGGCGCACTAACTAATTTAGTAAGGTCAGGATAAACTTTCATAAATAAATCCTCCAACCCATTTGGGTCCAGTAACGAGTTAACCCTTGTGTTTATCTAGTGTTGCAACAGCCATCAATGAAGCTAAATCGAAGAGACAAAAATTCGGGTGCAGATGAGCCAGCGAGTATTCAAAACATGGATGTTTTGGTTAAGCCCACATGGACGTGCTTGCGGCGTCTCGCTGGATCATCTGCACTTGAAGTCAATCTGACGTCTATGAGGGTTTAATTACTGTTATAAAATGAAACCTGCCAACCCGCTTTTGTCCAGTAACGAGTTAACTCTTGTGTTGCCACTGCTACCAATGAAGCTAAATCGAAGAAACAAAAATTCAGGTGCAGATGAGCCAGCGAGTATCCAAAACAGGGATGTTTTGGTTAAGCCCACATGGATGTGCTTGCGGCGTCTCGCGGGATCATTTGTGCATGGAGTCACCTGCCAACCCGCTTTTTTCCAAATAAGCGTTAACTTTTAAACCTTTAAACATCCAATTTATATCGCTTTGCCTTTGAGTAACTTTCGCATCCACATGCGATTAGGGCTTAACAGGGTTTGTGTTTCAAGGTTAATTGGCATGATTTCACCACACAGATTTGCTGCTAGACATTCGGCTACAAGTGGCGCTGAACTTAATCCCCGTGAACCAAATCCGCCCAGGACAAATAAGCCATCATGAATTGGGGCAGGGGTTGTTTGCCAGTGTTGTTGCCATAAACTGGGTTTATCTTTACTGGCTTGCTGAATTTGATAGCCTTGATTGAGTTTTTCCATATCAATTGCATATCCCATTACCGGAAAATGGTCGCGACTGACCATTCTTACACCGACACGGGCATCATTGCCGCTAACATTAATGTCATTGGGCCAGCTTACATTAGCAAAGCTTTGACTCATTTTTTTACCATTTTCAACTTGTTCGATGGGGCAAAAGTCTAAATGCTGAGGACTTTTAACATAACTGGCGCCGACACAGTGTTGTTGCTGAAAAACCAGGGTTAAGTATCCATTAGCACAAATTACCGTTTTTAGACTGGCTAATTCCCCCTTTGAAGGCACATGGCTAACCTGGCCTCTGAAGCCGCTAAGGGGGATTTCACGGGTTTGTTGAAAATGGGTTAAGTCTGCGCCGTTGGCAATGACTAACTGGGGGTGAAAGGCGATAGGTGAGCCTTGTTGACTATTCTTTTTTTGACTATTTTTTTGTTGATTAGGCTTTTGCTGGCTAGATTTTTGTTCAGTAGCGCATAAGGCCCAACCTTGTTCTGTCTGCTCAATTGATTCAATTTTGCAGTTCATTTTTATGGTAATACTGCCAATGGCCACAGCATGATCTAATGACGCTTGGGCAAGTTCATAGGGGCAAATCCAGCCACCTAAGGGATAAAACAAACCCGTTTGCTTTATTTCTACCCTGGCAATATCGCTCGCCTGATCTGCGGATACCTTACGGGCTATATCATCAGGCCACTCTTGCCCGTTGATTATTTTATTGAGTCTCGCTTTGCTGCGATCATCAAATCCTGTGTGCAGCACGCCACAAAAGTCATGGCTGACTTCATACCCTTGACTGGTAAGCCGTTGCACCCTTTGTCGGCTATACAAAAAAGCTTGTTGATAAAACTGACTTAGTGCGTCATTTTCTGGGGTAAGTAAAGGGTAAATCGCGCCTTGTCGATTACCTGATGCACCTTGACCAATTGCGTCGTCCTGACAATAAAGCACGACACTTTTACCTCTTTCAGCTAACGATAAAGCAAGCGATGTGCTGGCGATACCACCACCAATAATGCCAATGGGTTGCTCAATTAATGCGGGTGTAAGTGGGCCTTGGTAGGCAAACGAGTTTTGTTGTTGGTGCCTTAAGGCATGACGCTCTTGGCAAGCAATAATATCAATAGTGCTAGTCGATGTTGTTTGTCCAGTTGCTTGTCTAGTCAGGTGTTTGGTTATCGAGTCTGTGGGTTGTTCGGTGAGTAACTGAAATCCTGCTTGGGCAACAGTTGTTTGTAGTGAGCTGAAGAGTGGATCCTTGTTGGCTATTGGTCTATCGTAAATACTAATGGCGCTATTATCATGGCTAAGTCTGCCGAGTTGCCAAACATTGGTTGCCTGATAAAAGTGATCCCTTAATAATGGGGTCATCGTATCGGAACACGCATACCAATGATGAACTTTATGGTGAATATTGGCTAGGCTTGATAATTGCAGTTCACTGCGACTAAAGTGGCAGTCTAACGTAATATCATCTTGAATATTAATGCGTTGACACCCTTTAATCGGTGCAACGGCAATATCTGCAATAAAATCGTGTAATATTTGTTTGAAATGTAATATAAAAGCATTAAATTCAGCTTGTTGTTCTTTACTATGATAAGTAAATAAACTCACATGTAAGCGACAATGCTGCCAGGCTGGGCAAGTTTGTTTTAGTTGGGTAAACGCATCGATTAAATCATTAATATGTGTCGGTTCCGCTAGGCCTAAATGCCCAACATGGATCAGCTTTGTTGCTGTATCAGGTTGTTTTATAACACGCTGGAGATAATGCTGATAATGATTTACCATGAATAAATTGGTGCTTTTACTCAAAATAGTTTACTCAAACAGGAATAATTAACATTATTTTACCTGTGTTTATGGAAAGCTGACCACTTAAATGCCGTAAAACAGATATTATTGCCGCAATTAAGTGCCGACATCTACTAAATGGATATCAAATAATGAAAAGAGTCGTGATCACCGGACTAGGTATAGTTTCAAGTATCGGTAACAATAAGCAAGAAGTGTTAGATTCACTTAAAGCGGGTCGTAGTGGCATTACCCATTCAGCGCAGTTTGAAGAAATGAAGCTACGCAGCCACGTTTGGGGCGATATTAAAATGAACCCAGCGGATCACATTGATCGTAAAGCGTTACGTTTTATGGGCGATGCAGCTGCTTATGCTTATATCGCGATGCAAGAAGCGATTACCGATGCTAATCTGACCGAAGAGCAGTATTCACATGACCGTGTAGGGTTAGTTGTGGGTACCGGTGGTGCGTCTTCTTCAAACCAAGTTCAAGCCGCTGACACTTTACGTGAAAAAGGCGTCAAACGTGTAGGACCTTATATAGTGCCACGCATTATGTCTAGTACCGCTAGCGCGTGCTTGGCAACACCGTTTAAAATAAGAGGCGTTAACTATTCAATTAGCTCTGCCTGTGCAACATCTTCACACTGTATTGGCCATGCTGTTGAGCTTATCCAAATGGGTAAGCAAGATATGGTATTTGCTGGTGGTTCTGAAGAAGTAGATTGGACATTGACCATGGGCTTTGATGCTATGGGCGCGTTATCGACTAAATATAATGATAATCCAACCAAAGCATCGCGCACCTATGATGCTGACCGTGATGGTTTTGTTATTTCTGGCGGCGGCGGCATAGTTGTTGTTGAAGAGCTAGAGCATGCTTTGGCACGTGGTGCTAAAATTTATGCTGAAGTTATTGGTTATGGCGCATCCTCTGACGGTTACGACATGGTTGCACCATCAGGCGAGGGCGCTGTTCGTTGTATGAATCTAGCGTTAGCTGATGTTGATACCCCAATTGATTATGTTAATTCCCACGGTACTTCTACTCCAGTAGGTGACGTGCGCGAATTAGAAGCACTTCGTGCGGTATTTAAAGATAAAATGCCACCAGTTGCTTCAACTAAATCACTTACTGGCCATGCTTTAGGTGCAGCAGGTGTACATGAAGCTATTTACAGTATGTTGATGATGGAAAATAACTTTATTGCACCAAGTATTAATATTGATAACCTTGACGAGCAAGCAAAAGACATTCCTATTGTACGCGAATTACGTGAAGCTAACTTAACCACAATCATGAGCAATAGCTTTGGTTTTGGTGGCACAAATGCCACATTGGTTATGCGTAAATATAAGTAAGTTTTTAAATTACCCAATAAAAAACCAGTCGCTAGACTGGTTTTTTTTATTGTTATAATTCAGGTCATAACTAATTTTATTGTTATAATTCAGGTCATAACTAACGCTATATAAATTCTTAATCTATTGCATCATAGGACCAAAACCTAGGCTCCATAAAATAACACTCGAACCCATTAAGGCAACCAGTAATACTAAACCTGCTGTTACTACCGAGCTTGCGTAGATAAAGCCTTTTTCTTCAGGAATGTTCATTATAATGGGAACGCCAGCATAAAGCAGGTATACAGAGTAGGCTAAACCGAATAATCCTACGATCATAATAAACCATAGAACCGGATATAAAGCAGCTAAACCGACCATAAATAAAGGGGTTGCGGTATAGGCGGCAAGTTCAACAGCTTGAGTATAAGTTGGATCAGCATCAAATGTTTTACCCATCCAGTAGGCTAGGTACGCTAAAGCCAGTACGCCTGCAATAAGACCAAAATACATACCTACAGACATTATCATTGCACTTTCACTGGTTAGAAATAAAGCTTCACCAGCGCCAGGATTCCAACCAATGTGTGCAGTTGCAAAATAAGCACATATTGCAGGGATGAGGGCGATAAGCAGTACATGACTTAGGCTGCTTTTTAATGCCTCATGGTTTTTTTCGATTGTTTCCCACTCTTTTTTTGGATGAGTGTAAAGTCCCATTAAGTGATTTAGCATCATTATTATTATCCTTGTTTAGCACATTACAACAAGCTCGCCAAACTACAGACGAACTGACTACAGCTCTTTACAATCGCCTTAATCAGTCCTGCATATACTTAGCACTACAAAACTGAGTAGTAACATTGCTAAGTAATAACCTCATTCCTAATTTGAAGTTTATCCATTTAAGGTGATTGAATGCGCTTGTTAATATTAAGTTAAAACTAACCGCGCTTAAGACTATTTATTGAACATAAATAGCATTTCGTCAAGCGGTATTATGTTTTTGTGTTCATAAAAAAAATATCTGAAGGTAAGATAGTCAGATATTTTGATAGGATACTGGGCTCTATGCAGCAACTACTTGCACCAATTAATGATTTTTTAGGTTGTGAAACCCCGAACAGTTGGATTGAACATGCTAAAAAACCGCAGCAATTAACAGATTTATTAATCGACCACTGCAATTGTGAGTTAAAAGCCGCGCAAACTGCAATGATGATGGTACGTAAATATGCAATTGATAAAAGCAGCGCAAATATATTAAAAGTCTGGGCTAAGCCCTACGAAGACTTTGTGTATAACCAAGCCCGTGATGCCAATGCTTTTCTTAACCGTGATGTGAAAAAGAATGATATTACCAGTGAATTAGTTGCTAACCATAGTTTGAGTATTAGCGCTGATTTATTATCAAAAATGATTAAGTTGATTAAAGAAGAGTTTCATCACTTTGAGCAAGTGCTGCAAATTATGACCGCTAGAGGTATTGATTACCGCAATATGCGCGCAGGTACCTATGCTAAACAGCTCATTAGCCATGTACGCACCCATGAACCGGTGACTATTGTAGATAAATTGATAGTGGGCGCATTTATTGAAGCTCGCTCATGTGAGCGGTTTGCTAAAATTGCTCCTCATTTAGATGATGAACTTAGTAAGTTTTATATTTCATTGTTACGTTCAGAGGCGCGGCACTATCAAGATTATCTATCTCTTGCTCAAGATGTGGCGGATGAGGATATAAGCGATCGTATCGCTTATTTTAGAGTGCAAGAAGCGGCATTAATTATGGCCGAAGATACAGAGTTTCGATTTCACAGTGGCGTGCCAAAATAGCTGAGTGCTAGACATTGCGAAATTTAGTGATGCACCAATCATCGCCCTGTTAAGCGAGTAAATGATGTTGCACAGCTTTTACTATCAGGTCGTGCATCATTGCGCTTAGTATCTATTTGGGTTTTGGATGTTGGCTCTACAGGTTTTTGATTAAGTAAAGTGGGCCATGTATGATTATTTACGGGTTATCAATAAACGGTAATTGCACCAATTCACAACCTGATTGATCAACCATTAATACACTGCCCTGGGTATACCAATCACCAACCACTACGCGTTTTTTGCCTTGCGCTAGTAAGTGAATATTAGGGCGGTGAGTGTGACCATGTATCATAAGATTACAGTCGGTTTCAGTCAGTAAACGTTGCACAGCGCTCGACTCAACATCCATGATTTCATAGTGTTTTTGTTGATTGCCCGATTGGCTTTTTTGCCTGATTTTAGCGGCAATATTTAGACGGGTCTGTTTGGGTAAGTGTGAATAAATCCAACGGACTATGGCTAGGCTGCGAAAGCGTCTAAAACGCTGGTAGCCTATATCTAAAGTGCATAAGCTATCGCCATGTAGAATAACCGTTGAGTGACCATAAAGATTAGTTTTATATACATCGGGTAATAACGTCATGCCTGCCTTGCGACAGAATGCCTTGCCGACCATAAAATCTCGATTACCTTGGGTAAAAAAAACTGGTATATGCTGAGATACTCGATGAATCGCATTGGCAATATCGACAGTATATGCTTCGGCAATATCATCCCCCATCCACACTTCGAACAAGTCACCAATAATATAGAGTGCTTCTACATTATCTAAGCCTTGTTTGAGAAACTGCAAGAATGCCTGGGTGATGTCAGGGCGATCTGCACTTAAATGCAAATCACCCACAAAAGCTGTACGCATTACTTAACAGATACGCTTTGGATAACAATCGCTTCTAATGGTACATCTTGATGCATACCACGGTTACCTGTTGCTACCACTTTCATTTTTTCAATGATGTCTAAACCTTCAACAACTTCACCAAACACACAGTAACCCCAGCCTTGAGAAGTCTCTGACTTAAAATCAAGGAATGTATTGTCATTCACATTGATAAAGAATTGCGCAGTTGCTGAGTGAGGATCAGAAGTACGCGCCATGGCTACCGTACCTTTGCGGTTTGATAAACCATTGTTTGCTTCGTTTTTAATTGAAGCATTAACACGTTTTTGATCCATTTCTTCTGTAAAGCCACCGCCCTGGATCATAAACCCATCAATTACACGGTGAAAAACAGTGCCTTCGTAAAAGCCTTCTTCCACATATTTCATGAAGTTAGCCGCTGTGATAGGGGCTTTTTCAGCATCAAGTTGTAAACTAATGTCGCCAAGGTTTGTGTGTAAAGTAATCATGAAGTCTCACTTAGATAAAATAATTTGCGCCGATTCTAACTTATCTTGATTGCTGCTTAAAGCATTGTGTTCAAAAGCGTGTC
This window contains:
- the purF gene encoding amidophosphoribosyltransferase; amino-acid sequence: MCGIVGIVGKSTVNQTIYDALTVLQHRGQDAAGIVTVDVNAFRLRKANGLVKDVFEPKHMQRLQGNAGIGHVRYPTAGSSSASEAQPFYVNSPFGISLAHNGNLTNTTELAESLITKRRHINTTSDSEILLNLLADELQETRSLTLSADEVFDAVSKVHAQTRGAYAVAAMIIGQGLVAFRDPFGIRPLVLGKHETASGTEYMVASESVALDAVGFEVMRDVAPGEAIYVTLDGQLFTRQCAVNPSYSPCIFEFVYFARPDSTIDNISVYASRVNMGTKLGEKIKKEWDEHDIDVVIPIPETSCDVALEIARHMNLPYRQGFVKNRYIGRTFIMPGQQERKKSVRRKLNAINAEFKGKNVLLVDDSIVRGTTSEQIIEMARDAGAKKVYFASAAPEIRFPNVYGIDMPTTNELIAHGRDADEIAKLIGADGIIFQDLTDLIEAVRMENPEIKRFETSVFDGHYITNDVDQAYLDHIMQLRNDDAKANRTKDIGTNLEMHNECHP
- the mnmC gene encoding FAD-dependent 5-carboxymethylaminomethyl-2-thiouridine(34) oxidoreductase MnmC, with protein sequence MSKSTNLFMVNHYQHYLQRVIKQPDTATKLIHVGHLGLAEPTHINDLIDAFTQLKQTCPAWQHCRLHVSLFTYHSKEQQAEFNAFILHFKQILHDFIADIAVAPIKGCQRINIQDDITLDCHFSRSELQLSSLANIHHKVHHWYACSDTMTPLLRDHFYQATNVWQLGRLSHDNSAISIYDRPIANKDPLFSSLQTTVAQAGFQLLTEQPTDSITKHLTRQATGQTTSTSTIDIIACQERHALRHQQQNSFAYQGPLTPALIEQPIGIIGGGIASTSLALSLAERGKSVVLYCQDDAIGQGASGNRQGAIYPLLTPENDALSQFYQQAFLYSRQRVQRLTSQGYEVSHDFCGVLHTGFDDRSKARLNKIINGQEWPDDIARKVSADQASDIARVEIKQTGLFYPLGGWICPYELAQASLDHAVAIGSITIKMNCKIESIEQTEQGWALCATEQKSSQQKPNQQKNSQKKNSQQGSPIAFHPQLVIANGADLTHFQQTREIPLSGFRGQVSHVPSKGELASLKTVICANGYLTLVFQQQHCVGASYVKSPQHLDFCPIEQVENGKKMSQSFANVSWPNDINVSGNDARVGVRMVSRDHFPVMGYAIDMEKLNQGYQIQQASKDKPSLWQQHWQTTPAPIHDGLFVLGGFGSRGLSSAPLVAECLAANLCGEIMPINLETQTLLSPNRMWMRKLLKGKAI
- the fabB gene encoding beta-ketoacyl-ACP synthase I, with protein sequence MKRVVITGLGIVSSIGNNKQEVLDSLKAGRSGITHSAQFEEMKLRSHVWGDIKMNPADHIDRKALRFMGDAAAYAYIAMQEAITDANLTEEQYSHDRVGLVVGTGGASSSNQVQAADTLREKGVKRVGPYIVPRIMSSTASACLATPFKIRGVNYSISSACATSSHCIGHAVELIQMGKQDMVFAGGSEEVDWTLTMGFDAMGALSTKYNDNPTKASRTYDADRDGFVISGGGGIVVVEELEHALARGAKIYAEVIGYGASSDGYDMVAPSGEGAVRCMNLALADVDTPIDYVNSHGTSTPVGDVRELEALRAVFKDKMPPVASTKSLTGHALGAAGVHEAIYSMLMMENNFIAPSINIDNLDEQAKDIPIVRELREANLTTIMSNSFGFGGTNATLVMRKYK
- a CDS encoding Yip1 family protein, with the translated sequence MMLNHLMGLYTHPKKEWETIEKNHEALKSSLSHVLLIALIPAICAYFATAHIGWNPGAGEALFLTSESAMIMSVGMYFGLIAGVLALAYLAYWMGKTFDADPTYTQAVELAAYTATPLFMVGLAALYPVLWFIMIVGLFGLAYSVYLLYAGVPIIMNIPEEKGFIYASSVVTAGLVLLVALMGSSVILWSLGFGPMMQ
- the miaE gene encoding tRNA isopentenyl-2-thiomethyl-A-37 hydroxylase MiaE, with amino-acid sequence MQQLLAPINDFLGCETPNSWIEHAKKPQQLTDLLIDHCNCELKAAQTAMMMVRKYAIDKSSANILKVWAKPYEDFVYNQARDANAFLNRDVKKNDITSELVANHSLSISADLLSKMIKLIKEEFHHFEQVLQIMTARGIDYRNMRAGTYAKQLISHVRTHEPVTIVDKLIVGAFIEARSCERFAKIAPHLDDELSKFYISLLRSEARHYQDYLSLAQDVADEDISDRIAYFRVQEAALIMAEDTEFRFHSGVPK
- a CDS encoding UDP-2,3-diacylglucosamine diphosphatase, whose amino-acid sequence is MRTAFVGDLHLSADRPDITQAFLQFLKQGLDNVEALYIIGDLFEVWMGDDIAEAYTVDIANAIHRVSQHIPVFFTQGNRDFMVGKAFCRKAGMTLLPDVYKTNLYGHSTVILHGDSLCTLDIGYQRFRRFRSLAIVRWIYSHLPKQTRLNIAAKIRQKSQSGNQQKHYEIMDVESSAVQRLLTETDCNLMIHGHTHRPNIHLLAQGKKRVVVGDWYTQGSVLMVDQSGCELVQLPFIDNP
- a CDS encoding peptidylprolyl isomerase, translating into MITLHTNLGDISLQLDAEKAPITAANFMKYVEEGFYEGTVFHRVIDGFMIQGGGFTEEMDQKRVNASIKNEANNGLSNRKGTVAMARTSDPHSATAQFFINVNDNTFLDFKSETSQGWGYCVFGEVVEGLDIIEKMKVVATGNRGMHQDVPLEAIVIQSVSVK